A single region of the Ptychodera flava strain L36383 chromosome 9, AS_Pfla_20210202, whole genome shotgun sequence genome encodes:
- the LOC139140064 gene encoding GDNF-inducible zinc finger protein 1-like isoform X2, whose product MLDPQHSSQTVQTSCHCCKQKGDKGKDIKSEARLSCSNEQVLNHKGSIQQHAHDNRKAIKLAPPSTVSRQSELSSCRMQKQQHQQHKLDSEIRHTQCKKDFKKSMLLGQNNTRELLPQKKEDEHDHITNCNDRSTQTSSFQCSQCEICFPRKSELQHHKKSQHRVSSGRAVRCVRCCLTFRDKSKLENHRNSQSCRKSVPSNYCVKCGLTCKDDDMLQQHMRGKHKKKAQLMCSRCKKTFREAEALERHQRDKHGFHIPDDGMRIPGNISLKAKGLSLCQVCGRLFTHEDDLEQHCRDKHANVDVTNASVLSPCQVCWRIFTQVDDLDEHYRDRHEKEDVKKTSSNAGLIDSAIPETITHAHSMNWGSLLKQKADNLTTYMEMHLQPTDECNDGISSIITEMLTYLQGYTKICRYIKAGCLGQGIHLLNSVDVKLLLFLEDFNSLEDMRHNLWTKFKASKSTC is encoded by the exons ATGCTTGATCCACAACACAGCTCTCAAACAGTGCAAACAAGCTGCCATTGCTGCAAACAGAAAGGTGATAAGGGTAAAGATATAAAATCAGAAGCACGGTTATCATGCTCAAATGAACAGGTATTGAACCATAAAGGTAGCATTCAACAACATGCCCACGATAACCGTAAGGCAATTAAACTTGCCCCTCCTTCAACTGTGAGTAGACAAAGTGAACTTTCATCATGCAGGATGCAAAAACAACAGCACCAGCAACACAAGCTAGATTCTGAAATTCGGCACACTCAATGCAAAAAAGACTTCAAAAAATCAATGCTACTGGGTCAAAACAATACTCGCGAACTACTGCCACAGAAGAAAGAAGATGAACACGATCATATTACCAACTGTAATGACAGGTCAACACAGACATCAAGCTTTCAATGCAGTCAGTGCGAAATATGTTTCCCGCGGAAGAGTGAGCTGCAACATCATAAGAAAAGTCAACATCGCGTCTCCTCAGGAAGAGCTGTGCGATGTGTAAGGTGCTGCCTGACGTTCAGAGACAAGAGCAAATTGGAAAACCATCGCAACAGCCAATCTTGCCGGAAGTCAGTGCCTTCAAATTACTGCGTGAAGTGTGGACTGACCTGCAAGGATGATGATATGCTGCAGCAACACATGAGAGGCAAACACAAGAAGAAAGCACAGCTCATGTGCAGCAGGTGCAAGAAGACGTTCAGAGAGGCAGAAGCACTTGAAAGACATCAGAGAGACAAACATGGTTTCCACATCCCAG ATGATGGTATGAGGATTCCAGGGAACATTTCTTTGAAAGCCAAAGGCCTGTCTCTGTGCCAAGTCTGTGGGCGTCTTTTTACTCACGAGGATGATCTAGAACAGCATTGCAGAGACAAACATGCCAATGTGGATGTTACAAATGCCAGTGTTCTGTCTCCCTGCCAAGTCTGTTGgcgtattttcactcaagtggATGATCTAGACGAGCATTACAGAGACAGACATGAGAAGGAAGATGTGAAGAAGACATCAA GCAATGCAGGGCTTATAGACAGTGCCATTCCAGAGACAATTACCCATGCACACTCCATGAATTGGGGTAGTTTATTAAAACAGAAAGCAGACAACCTGACGACCTACATGGAGATGCACCTTCAACCAACTGATGAATGCAATGATGGGATCTCCAGCATCATAACTGAAATGTTGACTTACCTCCAAGGTTATACCAAAATATGCCGGTATATCAAG GCTGGCTGTCTTGGTCAAGGAATTCATCTGCTCAACTCTGTGGACGTGAAACTCTTGCTCTTCTTGGAAGATTTCAACAGCCTGGAGGACATGAGGCACAACCTATGGACCAAATTCAAGGCATCAAAGAGCACCTGTTGA
- the LOC139140064 gene encoding zinc finger protein ZFAT-like isoform X1, with translation MSFPSKHALVAHEVEMHKFQCTTCQQVFVDQIKLNEHIRSNDHHLKCDICQCVFLNKELKAKHVQQKHRYSCKICNKLCSGTVKSLASHLLIKHKMPWLCEYCLLTFCSEKALAGHQSEMHKFPCKCCPCFFDNQDALDTHMTQEHRFMCQICKRSYTGEAPLEQHLMAKHNAGLRFAGWGSQVDCHTTADVIQGQAKDSESLSSGIPGTLSVHPVVFGIPEGSSQVPQMVQAASEPASFPIAPTDQDEKNSSSVKPVTTLVCGSLTSEQRMTPKCESPQTSSCERNPVQNSISETVSRQVRTLLEAMTSPALVSPQFPLPKLKSQQVVSSKRVSSHPLSHQPESKTESSSRELPNTLSSGSSQQPCSDLLSNGSQSGSRQKDTTKKEPEASVSCDLCDYHISDESELHHHYTDTHKLSKTICSCNSCGKIFITASTLERHVLEVHSPPVHHKASSSMQKGNEPGNSKAAALKKPQRNQLTKNCQTFSNDKLSDQKEFPLPQQLHEQPGNIVMKELLLKSMECCIPLKTIVLLQTVALKTAGDA, from the coding sequence ATGTCGTTTCCCAGCAAACATGCATTAGTTGCGCATGAAGTGGAGATGCACAAATTCCAATGTACAACCTGCCAGCAAGTCTTTGTTGACCAAATCAAACTAAATGAACACATCAGAAGTAACGATCATCACCTCAAGTGCGACATTTGCCAATGTGTCTTTCTCAACAAGGAGCTAAAGGCTAAACATGTCCAACAAAAGCACAGATATTCCTGTAAAATTTGCAATAAGCTGTGTTCTGGCACAGTCAAGAGCCTTGCCTCCCACTTactaataaaacataaaatgccATGGTTGTGTGAATACTGCCTGTTGACGTTTTGTAGTGAGAAAGCGCTTGCAGGACATCAAAGTGAAATGCACAAGTTTCCTTGCAAATGCTGTCCTTGTTTCTTTGACAACCAAGATGCTCTGGATACACACATGACCCAGGAACACCGATTTATGTGCCAGATCTGCAAACGGTCTTATACCGGAGAGGCCCCATTGGAACAACATCTCATGGCCAAGCACAATGCAGGCCTGCGTTTTGCTGGCTGGGGGAGCCAGGTAGACTGTCACACAACTGCAGATGTTATTCAAGGACAAGCCAAAGACAGTGAGTCTCTGTCAAGTGGTATCCCAGGGACACTGTCAGTTCATCCTGTTGTGTTTGGTATCCCGGAAGGGTCATCCCAAGTGCCACAAATGGTGCAAGCGGCATCAGAGCCAGCATCATTCCCGATTGCACCAACTGACCAAGATGAGAAAAACAGTTCCTCAGTAAAGCCAGTTACAACACTAGTCTGTGGTTCTCTAACATCAGAGCAACGTATGACCCCAAAATGTGAGTCACCACAAACTTCATCGTGTGAGCGAAATCCGGTTCAGAATTCCATTTCCGAGACAGTGTCACGCCAAGTTCGGACTCTCTTGGAAGCAATGACATCTCCAGCGCTGGTGTCGCCCCAGTTCCCGTTACCAAAGCTGAAGTCTCAACAAGTGGTATCCTCAAAGCGAGTTTCATCACACCCTCTTTCCCATCAGCCAGAATCAAAAACAGAGTCCTCAAGCAGGGAGCTTCCAAATACTCTGTCCTCTGGGTCATCACAACAGCCATGCTCAGATTTGCTCTCAAATGGTTCCCAATCAGGGTCCCGACAGAAAGATACAACCAAGAAAGAACCAGAGGCCTCAGTTTCCTGTGATTTATGCGATTATCATATTTCAGATGAATCTGAACTGCATCACCATTACACAGACACTCACAAACTCTCAAAGACGATCTGTTCTTGCAACTCCTGTGGAAAAATATTCATCACTGCAAGCACACTTGAACGACATGTTCTTGAAGTTCATTCACCACCGGTGCATCATAAAGCATCAAGTTCCATGCAAAAGGGAAATGAGCCTGGGAATTCTAAAGCTGCTGCTTTGAAGAAGCCTCAGCGAAATCAGCTGACTAAGAATTGTCAAACTTTCTCCAATGATAAGCTGTCTGACCAAAAGGAGTTTCCCTTGCCACAACAACTGCATGAGCAACCAGGAAATATTGTGATGAAGGAGCTGCTGTTGAAGAGCATGGAATGTTGCATTCCTCTCAAAACAATTGTTCTGCTGCAGACAGTGGCTCTGAAGACTGCAGGAGATGCTTGA
- the LOC139140063 gene encoding synaptosomal-associated protein 47-like → MIPSSSGDSYTIKEWKAGHYVPTKKRWVYGVLILTPNFLLFQDDDKKEPIDDVIVYFAEFTEVKRENSSYMFRCVTVNTNTGKHWFGSLPNREEVFHYVEHFWKERLVGKPAPTISLGENGEQTELGRELLRLAYDSQNTLNTAGERLANQGDQLDYASQVVDDINNDLTIAEHLIEGLDSWLGKWSAVARVPDSPVTEDSNKPKTYPLLYAKKFNDYAYPATLEIQEDKLEFKDLKGKKVQSFSFKDISTMVISTPWNVKISQYMIGKPDINFFITSSKMVQILKALEPICGQKFEYDEANLPENTVDLDSQPMKSYGDLDTGHEHYGGSPRVRAGHQQSHAQKTSQIVSDSEADELKQVVGNLKSMALDIQKEQDLQSEKITHLTGKVEDTTERVKSDSKHMKRLL, encoded by the exons ATGATCCCCTCTTCAAGTGGTGATTCCTACACCATTAAAGAATGGAAAGCTGGCCACTATGTGCCTACAAAGAAGAGATGGGTGTATGGAGTTCTCATCTTAACACCAAACTTCTTGCTGTTTCAAGACGATGACAAGAAAGAGCCCATTGATGATGTGATTGTCTATTTTGCGGAATTCACAGAAGTCAAGCGGGAGAACAGCAGTTACATGTTCAGATGTGTCACTGTCAACACCAACACAGGCAAGCACTGGTTTGGGTCGCTGCCTAACAGAGAGGAAGTGTTTCATTATGTGGAACACTTCTGGAAAGAGAGGCTGGTCGGCAAACCTGCCCCTACGATATCCCTCGGTGAGAATGGAGAGCAAACTGAACTTGGCAGGGAGCTGCTGCGATTGGCCTATGACTCTCAGAACACCCTGAACACAGCTGGGGAAAGACTAGCCAACCAGGGCGATCAGCTGGATTACGCATCGCAAGTTGTGGACGATATCAATAACGATCTTACCATAGCTGAGCACTTGATAGAAGGGCTGGATTCATGGCTAGGAAAGTGGAGCGCCGTGGCCAGAGTCCCAGACTCTCCGGTTACGGAAGATTCCAACAAGCCCAAAACCTACCCCCTGCTGTATGCGAAGAAATTCAATGACTACGCATACCCAGCAACACTGGAAATCCAAGAAGACAAGTTAGAATTCAAGGACTTGAAAGGAAAGAAGGTGCAATCCTTCAGCTTTAAGGACATATCCACCATGGTGATCAGCACACCATGGAATGTGAAAATCAGTCAATACATGATTGGTAAACCAGACATAAATTTCTTCATCACCTCCTCCAAAATGGTGCAGATTTTGAAAGCTTTAGAGCCAATATGTGGCCAAAAGTTTGAATATGATGAAGCCAACTTGCCTGAGAATACAGTCGACTTGGACTCACAGCCAATGAAATCATATGGAG ATCTTGACACTGGTCATGAACACTACGGTGGAAGTCCACGCGTGAGGGCAGGACACCAACAGAGTCACGCGCAGAAAACATCTCAGATTGTGTCCGACTCAGAGGCTGATGAGCTCAAGCAAGTGGTCGGAAACCTGAAATCCATGGCACTTGATATACAGAAAGAGCAGGACTTACAGAGTGAGAAGATAACCCACCTGACTGGAAAGGTTGAAGACACTACAGAGAGAGTTAAAAGTGACTCTAAGCACATGAAGAGGCTGTTGTAG
- the LOC139141124 gene encoding probable ketoamine kinase slr1563, protein MAKLPKSDLVKAIEVHIPSITTTSQLKSISSGLFNSSYYVDNNFVVRVAPPDDSVFVFYERGMMKQEQGLHELIQAKTTVPVAKIVAYDTTRKVIDRDFMLMERLPGKLATDQKNADWEKILFQVGRHLAEVHSLTAVSQKYGYLGEHQPMDPQDTWVDAFEVMWGKLIDDIVMTGYYGDKEKDALTGLFQEHRALFDRPVLPHLLHMDIWHQNILVDENSQVTGVLDWDRALWGDPEIEFAVLDYCDISGPAFWEGYGKKRDETPEAKTRQVFYLLYELQKYIVIEAGRLGQKKSASQFTRQVMDIVFKNFKKSL, encoded by the coding sequence ATGGCTAAACTTCCTAAGAGCGATCTGGTTAAAGCCATTGAGGTACACATTCCCAGCATTACCACGACCTCTCAGCTGAAATCTATTTCGTCTGGGCTTTTTAATTCATCATATTACGTTGACAATAACTTCGTCGTCCGTGTTGCACCGCCTGACGATTCTGTCTTTGTGTTCTATGAACGTGGTATGATGAAACAGGAACAGGGGCTGCACGAGCTGATCCAGGCAAAAACCACCGTGCCAGTCGCAAAAATTGTGGCTTATGATACAACGAGAAAGGTCATTGACCGAGACTTCATGCTCATGGAGAGACTCCCCGGTAAGCTTGCCACGGATCAGAAAAACGCCGACTGGGAGAAGATCCTGTTTCAGGTTGGGAGGCATCTGGCTGAAGTCCACTCTCTGACGGCGGTGTCTCAGAAATACGGCTACTTAGGTGAACACCAACCAATGGACCCACAGGACACCTGGGTGGACGCGTTTGAAGTGATGTGGGGCAAGCTCATCGATGACATCGTCATGACTGGTTACTATGGAGACAAGGAAAAGGATGCTTTGACGGGGCTGTTCCAAGAACACCGAGCACTGTTCGACCGCCCTGTATTGCCACACCTTCTCCACATGGATATTTGGCATCAAAATATACTGGTGGATGAAAACAGCCAAGTCACGGGTGTTTTAGATTGGGATAGGGCCTTGTGGGGGGACCCTGAGATAGAATTTGCTGTCTTGGACTACTGCGATATATCAGGACCAGCATTCTGGGAAGGGTATGGGAAGAAACGTGACGAGACACCCGAGGCTAAGACACGACAAGTTTTTTACCTGTTGTATGAACTGCAGAAATATATCGTTATTGAAGCTGGGAGACTTGGCCAGAAGAAGTCTGCCAGTCAATTTACGAGACAAGTGATGGATATTGTATTCAAAAACTTTAAGAAGAGTCTGTGA